A region of Cucumis melo cultivar AY chromosome 2, USDA_Cmelo_AY_1.0, whole genome shotgun sequence DNA encodes the following proteins:
- the LOC103501530 gene encoding protein PGR isoform X1 encodes MTIFSLHNLKNPSNVLNVSKFRGMHRGSFVGSWNLPSSKMEYNLIQPSVAVIIASIIAFRAYRRKSLNLSGALAGFIVMSTHFAINYRYGAVLLVFFFTSSKLTKVGEEKKRVVDADFKEGGQRNWVQVLFNSGIATVLAVIIWKITGWQDKCLDSKDSALVTALIGGILGHYSCCNGDTWSSELGILGDATPRLITNFKPVRKGTNGAVTNAGLLAATAAGAVIGLTFVLLGFFTAKCDYSTTLKQLLVIPLAAVAGLCGSVIDSLLGATVQFSGFCTVRNKVVGKPGPTVKRISGLNILDNNAVNLVSVLLTTMLTSLACIYIF; translated from the exons ATGACCATATTCTCCTTACACAATTTAAAAAATCCCAGCAATGTCCTCAATGTCTCCAAGTTCCGTGGGATGCATCGTGGAAGCTTTGTTGGAAGTTGGAACCTCCCCTC ATCAAAAATGGAGTATAATCTAATTCAGCCATCTGTCGCGGTAATAATCGCATCAATTATCGCTTTCCGAGCTTACCGTAGAAAATCGTTGAACCTCTCTGGAGCTCTTGCCGGATTTATTGTCATGTCAACCCATTTTGCTATCAACTACAG GTATGGTGCTGTGcttcttgtattcttttttaCTTCATCTAAGCTTACTAAGGTTGGGGAAGAGAAGAAACGAGTCGTTGATGCTGATTTTAAGGAAGGTGGTCAAAGAAATTG GGTTCAAGTTCTATTTAATAGTGGTATTGCTACGGTTTTGGCTGTGATTATTTGGAAAATTACTGGATGGCAAGATAAATGCCTGGACTCTAAAGACTCAGCTCTTGTCACTGCTCTCATTGGGGGCATTCTAGGGCACTACTCCTGCTGCAATGGGGATACATGGTCTTCTGAGCTTGGAATTCTTGGTGATGCAACACCTCGATTAATCACAAACTTCAAG CCTGTTCGAAAGGGTACAAATGGTGCAGTAACAAATGCAGGGCTCCTTGCTGCTACTGCTGCAGGTGCTGTCATAGGACTGACGTTTGTTCTCCTAGGATTTTTCACTGCGAAATGTGATTATAGCACAACGCTGAAACAGCTATTGGTAATTCCTCTAGCAGCCGTGGCTGGACTTTGTGGAAGTGTCATAGACTCTCTTTTGGGAGCAACAGTGCAATTCAGTGGATTCTGCACAGTTCGTAATAAG GTTGTAGGAAAACCAGGACCAACAGTAAAAAGGATATCAGGTCTCAACATTCTTGATAACAATGCTGTGAACCTTGTGTCAGTATTATTAACCACAATGCTTACTTCGCTTGCCTGCATCTACATTTTTTGA
- the LOC103501530 gene encoding protein PGR isoform X2, with the protein MEYNLIQPSVAVIIASIIAFRAYRRKSLNLSGALAGFIVMSTHFAINYRYGAVLLVFFFTSSKLTKVGEEKKRVVDADFKEGGQRNWVQVLFNSGIATVLAVIIWKITGWQDKCLDSKDSALVTALIGGILGHYSCCNGDTWSSELGILGDATPRLITNFKPVRKGTNGAVTNAGLLAATAAGAVIGLTFVLLGFFTAKCDYSTTLKQLLVIPLAAVAGLCGSVIDSLLGATVQFSGFCTVRNKVVGKPGPTVKRISGLNILDNNAVNLVSVLLTTMLTSLACIYIF; encoded by the exons ATGGAGTATAATCTAATTCAGCCATCTGTCGCGGTAATAATCGCATCAATTATCGCTTTCCGAGCTTACCGTAGAAAATCGTTGAACCTCTCTGGAGCTCTTGCCGGATTTATTGTCATGTCAACCCATTTTGCTATCAACTACAG GTATGGTGCTGTGcttcttgtattcttttttaCTTCATCTAAGCTTACTAAGGTTGGGGAAGAGAAGAAACGAGTCGTTGATGCTGATTTTAAGGAAGGTGGTCAAAGAAATTG GGTTCAAGTTCTATTTAATAGTGGTATTGCTACGGTTTTGGCTGTGATTATTTGGAAAATTACTGGATGGCAAGATAAATGCCTGGACTCTAAAGACTCAGCTCTTGTCACTGCTCTCATTGGGGGCATTCTAGGGCACTACTCCTGCTGCAATGGGGATACATGGTCTTCTGAGCTTGGAATTCTTGGTGATGCAACACCTCGATTAATCACAAACTTCAAG CCTGTTCGAAAGGGTACAAATGGTGCAGTAACAAATGCAGGGCTCCTTGCTGCTACTGCTGCAGGTGCTGTCATAGGACTGACGTTTGTTCTCCTAGGATTTTTCACTGCGAAATGTGATTATAGCACAACGCTGAAACAGCTATTGGTAATTCCTCTAGCAGCCGTGGCTGGACTTTGTGGAAGTGTCATAGACTCTCTTTTGGGAGCAACAGTGCAATTCAGTGGATTCTGCACAGTTCGTAATAAG GTTGTAGGAAAACCAGGACCAACAGTAAAAAGGATATCAGGTCTCAACATTCTTGATAACAATGCTGTGAACCTTGTGTCAGTATTATTAACCACAATGCTTACTTCGCTTGCCTGCATCTACATTTTTTGA
- the LOC103501531 gene encoding auxin-responsive protein IAA16-like, which produces MSSSETVPDSPESDFTQINFDETELTLGLPGAEFRPTTHHKSNAKRCFHDTVDAGCVGSSTSKPRDISLDDEPQHGSSGNGEKRAVMGWPPVRSYRKKTIEMNSTSATKYVKVGADGAPYLRKLDLQIFNGYQQLFDAFHHLFTSFPISCDYLEEGNNLNPVKRADEYLPTYEDKDGDWMLVGDVPWKLFIESCKRIRLMKGSDAIGTASRTP; this is translated from the exons ATGTCCTCGTCGGAGACAGTTCCGGATTCGCCCGAATCTGATTTTACTCAAATCAATTTCGATGAAACTGAGCTCACATTGGGACTTCCCGGAGCCGAGTTCCGGCCAACAACTCATCATAAATCCAACGCAAAACGTTGTTTCCACGATACTGTTGATGCCGGCTGTGTCGGGAGCTCGACAAGCAAACCGCGTGACATCAGTCTTGATGATGAGCCACAGCATGGCTCTTCTGGAAATG GGGAAAAGCGGGCAGTCATGGGTTGGCCGCCGGTGAGATCATACAGAAAAAAGACAATAGAAATGAACAGTACAAGTGCTACTAAGTATGTTAAAGTTGGGGCCGATGGTGCGCCATATCTGCGTAAGCTTGACCTTCAGATCTTCAATGGCTACCAACAGCTATTCGACGCTTTTCACCATTTGTTTACCTCCTTCCCTATTTCTT GTGATTACTTAGAAGAAGGAAACAATTTGAACCCAGTGAAAAGAGCAGATGAATACTTACCGACTTATGAAGATAAAGATGGAGATTGGATGTTAGTTGGAGATGTCCCATGGAA ATTATTCATTGAGTCTTGCAAACGTATTCGTTTGATGAAAGGTTCAGATGCCATTGGCACCG CTTCAAGAACACCATAA